From the genome of Solanum lycopersicum chromosome 12, SLM_r2.1:
agaacgactctagtagagtcttaaggaattgtagggggacgcctttacttttctttgataggttataagactttaggaaaattccattctttctttctttcgtgctattacttggatccaattggtatctaggtgatacaaattggtatctgaccatcttcactctatttcgcagatggttagaactagagaaccgactgcgccaacaccaacatcggcaagacaagaagcgtctgagccagccactggggctgtagctcgaagaggagtagtgacaAGAGGCTGTGgaagaggtcgcgggaggacgccctctagaggaagaggacgagcacctagcccatctggtactagggcggtgactcctccaccaactgaggaaatggtaagagagggtgaggagggggagaatgaacaagtgcagaacgaggaattgccaccccaacctaccccagagatgatcaatcaggttcttgcttatcttagtgggttatctgatcagggccagacacctccagtgttttctgcaccagcacctcaggttccggaggtacaacatgcagttactgtggctccccgcatcctcattggaaataggcacgtttcctcgtctgactacagtgcctataatgacaagcgatcaacatgaaattttcagtaaaatcttgaaattgaaacccccagtcttcaagggtgctgaatctgaggatgcctatgattttctggttgattgtcatgagctactacacaagatgggtatagtagaacggtttggtgttgagtttgtgacttagcagtttcaaggaaacgccaaaatgtagtggcggtcacatgttgagtgtcaaccaatagaggcaccacctatgacttgggcatcattctctagcttatttatggagaagtatatcccccggactttgagggataggaaatgAGATGAGTtattgagcctagagcaaggtaggatgtcggttactgcatacgaggttaagtttcgtgcattatccaggtatgccacccaactttgtttcagtccacaagagtggattcggccgttttgtgaaggggttgaggtcagaattgcgtatttcagccttacaggtagcggctacggcaaaatcctttcaagaagtggtagacttcgtgatagaggtggaaggagtgaatcaagatgacttcaccatggcatcgacatcaaaaaggtttcaaaagggaggtgaatttaatggttcttactctagaggacagggttcaggaggttactcagtccgaccaattcagtcttcactacagactgtagttgggggtccacctcaaaCCGGTCAACTCTTCTCTGAGAGActtatgcttgactccagagagtgttatggatgtggggagactggacatattaggaggaattgtccaaaacagagttatagacccccaatatctagaggtagaggtggttatggtagaggccgttattctggaggacgtggtggccgaggtaatggtggttaccaaaatggccggggtgacggacaaatgggaactactgcagcgcaacatggtaggggcaacgggcaaataggtgatagggcccatttttacgcttttcctgggcggtcggaagcggagacatcagatgctgttatcacaggtaatcttttggtttgtgattgtatggattctatattatttgatcccggctccacattttcatatgtatattcctcattttctactggtcttaatttacattgtgaattgcttgacatacctattcgtgtgtctactccggtgggtgagtctgtgatagttgaaaaagtatataggtcttgtttggtgacttttgtggggagcaatacttatgtagacttggttatcttagaaatggttgattttgatgtaattctggtatgacttggctttctccgaattttgcgatcttggattgtaatgctaaaactgtgacgttagccaagcctgggacagatccgttattgtgggagggcgactacacttccactccggttcgtatcatctcctttttttgtgctaagagaatggttagtaagggttgtctagctttcttggcacacctcagggatgatactacctaagtaccttcaattgagtcggtttcgatagtccgcgagtttttagatgtgtttcctgcagaccttcctggtatgccatcagatagagatattgacttctgcatcgatcttgaactgggtactcgccccatttctataccccttatagaatggctcccgctgagttaagggagttaaaggcccaacttcaagagttattgagcaaaggcttcattagaccaagtgcgtctctttggggtgctcctgttttgtttgtgaagaagaaggatggaagctttcggatgtgcatagactacagacaactgaataaggtaaagGTTAAGAACAACTATTGATATACATTTTATAAACTATAAAATCGTTGACTACATTACGGAAACAAAGGAAAACAgagcaataaaaaaaaagagagagaaagaacaacaaaaaagaaagaaagaaaaataggacAACATAAAGACaggaaaaaagattaaaaaaagagaaagaaagagatggagaaaaagagaaagacagAAAGGAGAAAGAGCGACtcatataaaagaaagaaatttaaaaagatgctataaatggtaataattaaagagtatatttaaaataagtagttattTTTTAGAAGGAATTCACCCACGTAATTAACTCTATGTATTGTGTATTTAGTaatgtatattttaaaagtaataatactaatcattaacatatttatttaagcacattaaattaatatataaatattatataacataattttcataatacCATACATGACACAAATGACGgaattagtttttttataagaaaatttaaaatttgaaaagataaacaTA
Proteins encoded in this window:
- the LOC112940514 gene encoding uncharacterized protein, translating into MPPNFVSVHKSGFGRFVKGLRSELRISALQVAATAKSFQEVVDFVIEVEGVNQDDFTMASTSKRFQKGGEFNGSYSRGQGSGGYSVRPIQSSLQTVVGGPPQTGQLFSERLMLDSRECYGCGETGHIRRNCPKQSYRPPISRGRGGYGRGRYSGGRGGRGNGGYQNGRGDGQMGTTAAQHGRGNGQIGDRAHFYAFPGRSEAETSDAVITGNLLVCDCMDSILFDPGSTFSYVYSSFSTGLNLHCELLDIPIRVSTPVGESVIVEKVYRSCLVTFVGSNTYVDLVILEMVDFDVILV